CATCGTCAGCCTCTCCTTCCTTACCCGTTTGATGCAATGAAACAATTATATTTTTTTTTAACCGGTTGAGTATTTCAGAAGGTTCAATTATTTCTTTTTCAATTACAATTTTATTTAGTAAAGTAACTCCCAGCATACTCATAAAGGCACCTGGCACACCGTGACCAGTGCAATCAGCAACAACAACTACTTGTATGCCATTTACTTTAGTTACCCAGTAGAAATCGCCACTGACTATTCCTCTTGGCTTGTACAAAATAAAATATTCCTCAAACATGCTTTGAATTAGTTCATCAGCAGGCAATATAGCATTCTGGATGCGTTTAGCATATGTAATACTATCGGTAATTTCGTCACTTTGCCGTATAATCTCCTGTTCTGCTTTTTTGATTTTTGAGATATTGCTATCAATAGCTACCAGATTTTTCACTTTTCCATCGTTATCAATAATAGGGGTTACAGTTGTCTGGGCATAAATGGTTTTGCCCGTTCTTGTCTTCATGATAGTTTCATAAATGGCTGTTTCCCGATTATGTATGCAGTCGAAAATTTTTTTTTCAATGTTGGGATTACTGCTGATCTCAAGAATATTCCAACCCACTTCATCGATAAGTTGATTAAAGGTAAAGCCATAGAGCCGGGTAAAGCCCTCATTGACCCATTCAAAATTCCCTTTAGTATCCATAATCACTACCGCATTATCAGTTTCGCTTGCCACAATGGAAAGTTTTTCAAGTTTTTGATTTGTTAATACCAATTGATCGGCCTGAGTTAGAATTTCTTCTTTTTGTTGTTCAAGTTCAATGTTTTTTTCTTCAATATTTTCTTTTTGTCTGTTTATCTCAAATGTTCTTTCTTTTACGATTTTTTCCAGATTTTCTTTTTCAATTTTTAACCTTTTTATGTTTAATTTAACAATTAGCCAAACAACAAGAAATATGGTTATCCCATAAAAGATGAAAGCCCAAACAGTTCTATACCATGGTGGTAAAATCTCAAATTGATATTTTGTTATTATACTTTCTTTCTCAAATATATTTTTTGCTTTTACATTAAATGAATAGCTTCCTTCAGGTAAATTGGTATATTCTTTTTCAGTTTTTAGTGACCATTCCGACCAGCCATTATCAAATCCTTTTAAAAAGTGACTATATTGATTTCTATTACAGTTTTCATAAAATAATGCTGTGTAATCGAATAGAATTGTATTTTGCTTATAAGGCAATGTTATAATATCATCTGTAGTTTGTACTTCTAAAATAATGGAATCATTTGTTATAACTTTTCTTATTAATACAGGAAATAATATATCATAACAAGATGTCGTGTAAGGATTGAAATTAATTATGCCATCATTTGTACCAAATAATATAGTAGATGTATCTATTATACAAATATTTTCAAAATACATTCCTTTAAATTTTAATAAAGAAGTGTTTTTTAATTTATATGTTCCATCTTTTTGGAGCAACAATATACCTTTATCGTCACCTTTCTGGAAATAGATATTTCCATTTTCATCTTGTGCAATTTGATCAACAGTCCCTTCTGATTCTATAATATCATTAAATTTATTATCAGAAATAAATTGGTTTGTATGCTGATCATATTTATAAATACCATTTTCAGTACCAAATATTATTCTTGATTTTTTATTAACAGTTTTAATCTTAAAAACGAAATTCAATGTGTTTGCTGGCAAACCATTATTCATATTATAAAAGTTTAACTCTTTGACACTATCAAGCGATTCATTTAAAATAATTTTATATACTCCTTTAAACATATTACTTATCCAGATATTACCATTGTAATCTTCCTGCATATAACGCACAGATTCTTCAAATCCTCTTATTTTGCATGCATGCGTTAATTTTTTATTTTTTTGCTCTAATAATATTAATCCGGCTTTTGTTCCGGCTAAAACAAATCCAGGATAATTGGATAATTCAATAAAAGTCCATGTATTACTAATTTTTGCAATATTTTCAGCTCTGGTTTCATTCACCAAAAAAATACCATTATTGTGCCCACAATATAATTTTCCTTTTATTTCTGATAGGTACCAGTTCTGCCCTTTTGTATTTTTTAGTAATGAAAAGTTGTTTTGTTTGTCTTTACGGAATATTCCTAATGAAGTTCCTGCATATAAGTTGTTATTATATACTATGGAAGTAAAAACAAGTCCATGCAATCCTGCTTTTTCATTAAAAAAAGTAAATGGTGAATTTATTGTTATAAATGAAATACCATTATTTAATGCTAACCATATATTTTTTTGTTTATCAATATATAAATAGTGAATTGTATTATCTTTTAAACCAGATTTTTTATTAATGTGTTTTATAATATTTCCGTTATTATCGATAATTATTAGTCCATTCTGTAAAGTGCCTAAAACAAAGTGTTTATTATCTAATTTTACTCCACAATAAATTTTGTTGTTTTTTAAAAAATCGTTTGCCTTTTGAAAACTATCCGGTGCTAAAAACATATTATCATTTTTTTCATCAGAAGAATAAATAATTATACCTTGTGATCGAGTAATAATTAATATTTTATCCTTTTCATAAGGAAGCATTACATAAATACGTTTGTTTGCAAATTGCTCGCCTTGAGGAACGATTTTAAGACTATCGTTTATTAAGGTTAATAAACCAGTTTCCCATTCACGAACATAAAATTGGTTGTTTACGCAAAAGCCCGCATGAAAACTATTGTCAGATTTTAATACAGTTATTTTACTGCCTTTTAGGATAAATATGTAATAGTTTGTTCTATAAATTACCTGGTCGTTAATTATAAAAATTTCCCACACATCTTGAAAATTCCGGTTTTCTTCAGGTATTTCATTAATGAGCGAAATATATTGCATTGTGCCGGTTGAATCAGTTTCAATGTAGCCCAATTCACCTTCAGCGCCAATGTATATTCTACCTATACTATCAATTGCTAATGATCGGACAATAGATTTATTCGGTATTTCGATAAGTCTCCAGTTTGTTCCATCAAATTCAAGTAACCCTCTATTATTTCCAAAATACATTATACCACGTTTATCTTGTATTACAGCCCAATTTTGATTTTCATGAGACCTGTAATCTTTATCACAATAATTTTGTATAAAAGGATTCCCTTGTTCGATATGTTGTTGAGCAGGTAATTTATTAAAAGAAATAAAAAATAATACAGAAAAGAAAAAGAGGATATATGATAACTTGTTCATGTTATTTTAGATTATGCTCAATGTTTTATGTTTAAATTGTTTTAAATTTATGTATAAAATTAGATAAAATCAAATTTCAGCAACTGGATTTTATGTTTCATATCTGGTTGCTATGCCTAAGGCAGGTAAACCTGCAATCAGGTTCAAGGTTTCAAGATTATTAATTAACTAACAATTTGACATACAATTTGTTGCAGAAAGCAAATTTTCAAATAAATTAACTTTATTTTCTTTGCTGCTTTGTCAAACGATTTTATTGCTATTTAATTTAATGGGTTTTTAGCATTACTATTGCAAAATATTTTACACCGCTGATTATCGTGCCTTTAATTATAAACTATTTCATCGATTTGATACCTTCAACCTATATTACTTTTTGTTGTTTTATATCGGAAATGATTTTAGATACTTACAAATTTTTATAAATTCTGTTTGAATTTTTCTTGATGAATTTAAATTTGAGTTGGGTTTTTTAAATTATTTG
This sequence is a window from Bacteroidales bacterium. Protein-coding genes within it:
- a CDS encoding SpoIIE family protein phosphatase, encoding MNKLSYILFFFSVLFFISFNKLPAQQHIEQGNPFIQNYCDKDYRSHENQNWAVIQDKRGIMYFGNNRGLLEFDGTNWRLIEIPNKSIVRSLAIDSIGRIYIGAEGELGYIETDSTGTMQYISLINEIPEENRNFQDVWEIFIINDQVIYRTNYYIFILKGSKITVLKSDNSFHAGFCVNNQFYVREWETGLLTLINDSLKIVPQGEQFANKRIYVMLPYEKDKILIITRSQGIIIYSSDEKNDNMFLAPDSFQKANDFLKNNKIYCGVKLDNKHFVLGTLQNGLIIIDNNGNIIKHINKKSGLKDNTIHYLYIDKQKNIWLALNNGISFITINSPFTFFNEKAGLHGLVFTSIVYNNNLYAGTSLGIFRKDKQNNFSLLKNTKGQNWYLSEIKGKLYCGHNNGIFLVNETRAENIAKISNTWTFIELSNYPGFVLAGTKAGLILLEQKNKKLTHACKIRGFEESVRYMQEDYNGNIWISNMFKGVYKIILNESLDSVKELNFYNMNNGLPANTLNFVFKIKTVNKKSRIIFGTENGIYKYDQHTNQFISDNKFNDIIESEGTVDQIAQDENGNIYFQKGDDKGILLLQKDGTYKLKNTSLLKFKGMYFENICIIDTSTILFGTNDGIINFNPYTTSCYDILFPVLIRKVITNDSIILEVQTTDDIITLPYKQNTILFDYTALFYENCNRNQYSHFLKGFDNGWSEWSLKTEKEYTNLPEGSYSFNVKAKNIFEKESIITKYQFEILPPWYRTVWAFIFYGITIFLVVWLIVKLNIKRLKIEKENLEKIVKERTFEINRQKENIEEKNIELEQQKEEILTQADQLVLTNQKLEKLSIVASETDNAVVIMDTKGNFEWVNEGFTRLYGFTFNQLIDEVGWNILEISSNPNIEKKIFDCIHNRETAIYETIMKTRTGKTIYAQTTVTPIIDNDGKVKNLVAIDSNISKIKKAEQEIIRQSDEITDSITYAKRIQNAILPADELIQSMFEEYFILYKPRGIVSGDFYWVTKVNGIQVVVVADCTGHGVPGAFMSMLGVTLLNKIVIEKEIIEPSEILNRLKKNIIVSLHQTGKEGEADDGMDVSVIAIDKGKRIISFAGAINSLFIVRSELVPPLNNLNKSIFQNHNLSITQNYGFVLNEIKGDRMPVSFHQNLDKSFANHQFELLDNDAIYLSTDGFRDQFGGPKEKRYKTSKLKDLLLSCKHKKMAEQQKILDNDFQNWKGSLDQVDDICIFGVKYKIL